Within Plodia interpunctella isolate USDA-ARS_2022_Savannah chromosome 17, ilPloInte3.2, whole genome shotgun sequence, the genomic segment TgcaagaatatataaaaaggttgactttgaaataaatttgtgtgtgaaaacATCGCTATGGATGCAAAGGCGACCGAAATATATAAGGACTTTGCTCAACGTTTGAGAAGATTAACTTTATCAAATGtctatattatagtaattccCGAAGATGTTACACAACAGTACAAAAAGTATGTACGTTTGCTCCTTGAAATCAAATTATCAGAAGACTGTTACAATGCATATTATGGCATTACAAAGAAAATTCTAAACAGTTTCGTAAGTTATTATACACATATGATGGATAGGTTTATTGTCGGAACTGACAAACATCTTAACATGCCTGACAAaaacgaaataatatttttattggaacAAACTATGGGTATACATGTTGATCAACAAATCAATTTCGGTAAAGATTATTTGCCTGTTCAGTCTGCTGAAGAAAGACAGAATTACGATGACATAGAAAGTAAATTCGAAGATTTCAAGTTGCGGTTTGATGGTTTAAGGCAGAGAGTTGACAGATTGGATAAACAGGATAAAGTGGATGACTTCGCCAAGGAACATTTTCAATATGCGCTTGACAAAACAAGTGAAGTTTTTGATTTCGTTCATATTTATATCGCGATGTTGTTAATAGGCAGAGTAAGtataactttatgaaatactagatgttgcacggggcttcgctcccgtggtaattttgagataaattatagcttatagcaatcttggataatgtacctttctaattttgaaagaatttttgaaatcggttcggtagtttcggagattacctacCCGCTTTAATCACACAAACTctcaaatgcttacctctttataataatactagatTTTAGTCTGAACTGTTACCTAACACTAAACTAAGACTACACATACACACTAATAAACCACTACTCGTTGAACTATCTAAAGCAAGTGGCGACCTTGCGGGTAGAGAAGTGAAACTACTTACTTAGTACTTATTTTACGGTATTCTACTAAATAACTGTTATTTTGAGAGTCTTCATGTCCCTGCTTACGGGGCTACTTTTGCTGGATACGAGGCTATTATTGTTGATGTTGAGATTCCGAAATACGGCAGGCCTATGAAGCACGGATACGGCAGGTCACTATCTTGAGAACTTATgctcaattaattaattttgtaggtAAAAGAGATCCGCATAAGTTTAGAAGAGATCTATTTACGCCTAAAAAACAATCTCCGTCAAATAGACGAGGATTGTGATCAAGCTATGAACACCCTTATGCACAATCTTTACGACCAAAACAAAGAACTAATGACAGTGTCTAGAATGTATAGGAAGAACTCGTCAGATATCGCTGaagtaagtattttgtttaaactgaCGCAcgtttttttatctaataacCATAGTAGGAGGAGGTTGGTAGATTTTGGCTCAGGATTTTGGGGATTTTGTCTAAAATAATGACACCTAGAGACCGCCTATCGAAACGAATTCCCCAGCAATATGTGTGCTTTGTGGTCGTGGCGCAGACTCAGCCTTGTTTTCGGCTCACAATCATCATTTcacataagtacttatataattctgaatattacaatgtatgtggtatattaaaaactaactaTAATCAAATTCTTATTAAAGGTGACTCGAAGTATAGAAAAAACGCGAGAACAGTTGGATGTTTTCAAATACGAAGTGCCACAATCTAAACTGGTAGAAGAGGTGGGTTATTGGAAAATTAGACTTCGCGACTTTGAGGAAGTAGCCGAACTGATAAAGAAACTCCAGGCTGAACAAGTTGATGTGGAGAAGCAGAGAGCATTGTACAACTCTAGAAGGTAAGACACTAGCAAATTTACcgtgttattcataaaaaagatgaaGCAtactaaagtatgttttgttactaCCGCAATTCACACCGATTTTGGCATTGGTAGAACTCGTGTCTCGTCTCCTACCAGCCAGGGCTGGTAAAAGCTCTCCAGTGTAGTTATCATCAGGTCAATGGCAAGCCAGTTCTTGTTGAATGgcaatgtatttgtatatgttaCCATACACTATGACATTTAATTACCTTCGGTATTAGGTTTAGTTTCACTACTCACTTTGTTTCAGATGTACAGAGTATCCGGGATCGAAGGCCTACTGCTGGAAGCAAATAGGCAAATCATTTGATGAGAGGAGTGCTCTCCTAAAAGATAAACTTATAGAGGCTGGAAAAGCCTTGCTTACTTTCTTTGCAATCAAAGGTACCTACAACAAATGTATCTTACTCTCCAAGCTTACACCTAAATGAAGTTTAACAGCGCCACtatcataatctaaattacaGATTTATAGAAATACGTTCAGTagataatgaatgaatatgcAACATCCTCTAAGACATCCAAACCCTTGCAGATATTATCATAGTGTGACGTACGACAAGGTTGCCCCTCTTCCACACTGTAACTGTAGGTACATCTTACAGTCTATTCATAAAGACTGTATGACGTAATAGTATGAGCTTGGGCACCGGTCCATACACAGCTTGTTATGTATCTGAATCAAGTGAATAAAACTCATTTACGCATACTTAGGCTAATCTATAAACTAATAgggaattataataaaatgtgttctGTACTTATTCAACAATTGACAGGTGCTGATAGGATTTTCTACGAAAGTGATTTGGGTAAATATTTCGTCGATGAATTCGACCATCAGATATACGTGGAGGACTATGGGCTACGCCTTTACCATACTAATTGCAAAGGCGAATTCAAAGAGGTAAAATTATCCGAACTCCattttctccatttcatacttTAGTAACTTCACTAGTTACTAgagaacataataaaattagatcgTGATCAAAAGTAATCTCTTGATCATTGTCAAATCAGTTAACAAGCCAGCAAGACTATCGTCAATCCCAGGTCGGGCTTTCCCGATAAATGTATGAAACAACCGAAT encodes:
- the LOC128676855 gene encoding uncharacterized protein LOC128676855 isoform X2: MDAKATEIYKDFAQRLRRLTLSNVYIIVIPEDVTQQYKKYVRLLLEIKLSEDCYNAYYGITKKILNSFVSYYTHMMDRFIVGTDKHLNMPDKNEIIFLLEQTMGIHVDQQINFGKDYLPVQSAEERQNYDDIESKFEDFKLRFDGLRQRVDRLDKQDKVDDFAKEHFQYALDKTSEVFDFVHIYIAMLLIGRVKEIRISLEEIYLRLKNNLRQIDEDCDQAMNTLMHNLYDQNKELMTVSRMYRKNSSDIAEVTRSIEKTREQLDVFKYEVPQSKLVEEVGYWKIRLRDFEEVAELIKKLQAEQVDVEKQRALYNSRRCTEYPGSKAYCWKQIGKSFDERSALLKDKLIEAGKALLTFFAIKGADRIFYESDLGKYFVDEFDHQIYVEDYGLRLYHTNCKGEFKEIPDIAQYRFNEYGRYIYDDKGDKTYQVAACTSQYKLDEDQLLKKITKDCGHSEAVNRKCKMRIKDPNDVEVLPDIGEINIKKSLDPEVVKYLWDTFGHILPDALRDLLHDHSKNPIHHLAHRLLHYKKRQWNQ
- the LOC128676855 gene encoding uncharacterized protein LOC128676855 isoform X1 — its product is MDAKATEIYKDFAQRLRRLTLSNVYIIVIPEDVTQQYKKYVRLLLEIKLSEDCYNAYYGITKKILNSFVSYYTHMMDRFIVGTDKHLNMPDKNEIIFLLEQTMGIHVDQQINFGKDYLPVQSAEERQNYDDIESKFEDFKLRFDGLRQRVDRLDKQDKVDDFAKEHFQYALDKTSEVFDFVHIYIAMLLIGRVKEIRISLEEIYLRLKNNLRQIDEDCDQAMNTLMHNLYDQNKELMTVSRMYRKNSSDIAEVTRSIEKTREQLDVFKYEVPQSKLVEEVGYWKIRLRDFEEVAELIKKLQAEQVDVEKQRALYNSRRCTEYPGSKAYCWKQIGKSFDERSALLKDKLIEAGKALLTFFAIKGADRIFYESDLGKYFVDEFDHQIYVEDYGLRLYHTNCKGEFKEIPDIAQYRFNEYGRYIYDDKGDKTYQVAACTSQYKLDEDQLLKKITKDCGHSEAVNRKCKMRIKDPNDVEVLPDIGEINIKKSLDPEVVKYLWDTFGHILPDALRDLLHDHSKNPIHHLAHRLLHYKHEQTLTELENKKKEAEAYRENIFKERRDKAAMESVAWKSKQVKRRKPEESDNLLERIIYDEKMAEKDFIESLNYFYS